The stretch of DNA CGTCAGTGCGGTGGCCATAGATCCGGAGACCACCGTTCGTTGAATTTTACGGACTTGTCTTCACCAAGATGGCTCCTGCAGAGGAGACAGCGCTTGCGCACTGTTACGCCGCCAATTCATCAGTCTGTATCTGTAGACAGTTAGTCCCCTGAATAGCACGTCACGTCCGCTGGGTATTGTAACGTGTCCTTACCGGCTGGGTTGAATCATATCAGAGAGCCGTGAGCACAAGAGAATTCCAAGAGACTGGACATGGCGGAGCTGGAACCCGCCGCCCTGCACAATGACACTGAGGGGAATGGTACCCGGCTGGGGACCTCGCCGGAGGGCGCTGCGCTGGCTTATGGCAGCCTCCTTGGGATGGCCCTGCTGCCCATCTTTTTTGGGGCCTTGAGAAGTGTCAGCTGCGCCAGGGGCAAGGTGAGGTGCTCTTGGGGTGGGGGAGCACAGATTGAGAGCGGGATAGTGTACCACAAGATCTGTAAAGCATGGGGCGCCCAGGATGTGGGCACAATGGAGCTCCGAGGATGAGAACGCAATGGGGCCCCAAGGTGGTGGAAATCCTAAGTCCCAGAAAGAGCGGTAAAGGGGTCCCCTCGGCCCCCAGGAGGAGGGGAGTAGGTGATAATAGCCCCCAATTAAGCGGGGACGTGGGGTCCCAGGGAGGAGAGATGGATCCAGGCCGCTGGTCCAGGGCACTCCGAGTGACAGCTGGAAAGCGTCCAGAGTAACAACATCTGGTGCAGACTTCCACTCCCACTGTGCTCAGCCAGCAACATGAATAATGCACAACTCCCATCTTCCTCAGCCAGTATATTTTCgccagtttaaccctttgtcgTCTCCACAGAACGCTTCAGACATGCCGGAGACAATCACTAGCAGAGACGCGGCTCGCTTCCCGATTATCGCCAGCTGCACCCTGTTCGGcctgtacatattttttaaagtgagTTGTGAGGTCTGTGTGTTGCCGTGCCGTGGCATGTGGCGCGTGCCATGTTGCCGCGTCGTGTGGATGACACAGTGTGCCGTGGCATTTGCTGTGGCGTGTGGATGACGTGGCGTGAGACGTGTTGCCGTGGCGTGAGACGTGTTGCCGTGTCGTGTGGATGACACAGTCATGTTCTCTTTGTTTGTGCAGATTTTCTCCCAAGAATACATCAACCTCCTGTTGTCCATGTATTTTTTCGTCCTGGGGGTGCTGGCCTTGGCTCACACCATCaggtgagtgagtgagtgggtGGGTGGGGTGGTCACATCTCCCGTGTGTTAGCCGCGTTCTCTGTCCCACTATCACCGACCCGTGTCGGTTTATCTCCATCCGGTTTATCTCTCCCCAGCCCGGCCATGAACAGGATTTTCCCGGCCAATATACCCAACAAACAGTATCAGCTCCTCTTCACCCAGGGCTCGGGGGAGAGTAAAGAGGGTGAGTAGGGGTCCGGGGGGCTCTGCCGAGGGCAGTGGGGGTCTGCCGAGGGCATATAGTCTTTTTACTGCTGACAAGAACAATGAATTGTGAGAATTCTCACTCGTTGCTCCGCGTGTTATTCCGAGCGGACGCGTTTTATTAATTCGCACCTCGTCTCTCCTCTTGTAGATATTCTGAACTACGAGTTCGACACTCGGGACCTCGCCTGTCTGGCTGTGAGTGGAGTAGTCGGCGTCTGGTACATCATGAAGAAGGTGAGCACTGTCACATTATCCCAGGACAATAAATAATCAGAAAGGAGCTGTGGAGGGAAGGGGTGGATCAGGATTCCGGAGGTCTCGGTCACCAAGATCATCCGGTTGGAGTGTTTTGATTAAGGCTTGGTGTATGTCGGTATCATATACTGTACTCGgtacaaaatgtaaagacattgATCATTCTTGTGATGGAATTTACTAGAAATTAGTATCAACATGTGGTAAAGATGATGATTATTGGCTGACtgacgtataatggattgcCAGCTTTTGAGGCCACCTCGGTCTCTTCTTCTGGCATGTTATCTATaggagacctagatagtctggagagcttgcaatccattatatgcCAGTCAGCCAATAAAGGGATCATCTTTCCTgagttttctctctttctatggctGGCACAGTACGGctctataccttttaaccctttgaggcaTGATAAACCGAAGCTGCCTCGTATAGTTTGTGCTCCATAGTCCGTGTCTGAGGTCCTGAACGTCTCCATCGCACAGCCGGCATGTCTGACATCTGGAGGGTCTGCCACCTGTGGTTTTGTTTGCGTGACTCTGTTACTTTGATTTGGGGCAAGCGTACAGCCAAATTACCCCCTCCGTGTATTTATTGCCTGATGCTCTTGTTTCTGCAGCACTGGATTGCCAATAACCTGTTCGGTTTGGCTTTTGCCCTGAATGGGGTGGAACTTTTGCATCTGAATAACGTCAGCACCGGCTGCATCCTGTTGGGGGGGCTCTTCATCTACGACATCTTTTGGGTACGTTTCCTGGCGAGGGAGGGAGGTGTTTCTGGTTCGCGGCAGTCAGTTCATCCGTATCCGCCTGTTTTCTAGGTGTTTGGG from Spea bombifrons isolate aSpeBom1 chromosome 13, aSpeBom1.2.pri, whole genome shotgun sequence encodes:
- the HM13 gene encoding minor histocompatibility antigen H13 isoform X1 produces the protein MAELEPAALHNDTEGNGTRLGTSPEGAALAYGSLLGMALLPIFFGALRSVSCARGKNASDMPETITSRDAARFPIIASCTLFGLYIFFKIFSQEYINLLLSMYFFVLGVLALAHTISPAMNRIFPANIPNKQYQLLFTQGSGESKEDILNYEFDTRDLACLAVSGVVGVWYIMKKHWIANNLFGLAFALNGVELLHLNNVSTGCILLGGLFIYDIFWVFGTNVMVTVAKSFEAPIKLVFPQDLLEKGLEANNFAMLGLGDIVIPGIFIALLLRFDISLKKNSHTYFYTSFAAYIFGLALTIFVMHTFKHAQPALLYLVPACIGFPLIVALLKGEVAEMFSYESSAELLPHTPRLSHYPAVSGSPASLAESMQQKSFSPRRRRQLNTSSM
- the HM13 gene encoding minor histocompatibility antigen H13 isoform X2, giving the protein MAELEPAALHNDTEGNGTRLGTSPEGAALAYGSLLGMALLPIFFGALRSVSCARGKNASDMPETITSRDAARFPIIASCTLFGLYIFFKIFSQEYINLLLSMYFFVLGVLALAHTISPAMNRIFPANIPNKQYQLLFTQGSGESKEDILNYEFDTRDLACLAVSGVVGVWYIMKKHWIANNLFGLAFALNGVELLHLNNVSTGCILLGGLFIYDIFWVFGTNVMVTVAKSFEAPIKLVFPQDLLEKGLEANNFAMLGLGDIVIPGIFIALLLRFDISLKKNSHTYFYTSFAAYIFGLALTIFVMHTFKHAQPALLYLVPACIGFPLIVALLKGEVAEMFRYEEKPKDAPADHMDETDKKED